One region of Roseimicrobium gellanilyticum genomic DNA includes:
- a CDS encoding PVC-type heme-binding CxxCH protein has product MHTAFSLPLEVKKGTRIVIIGSTLMERMQEHAWFEGMVLQRFANEEPVIRTLAWPGDEITVQPRPQDYGDLHKHLAEAKADIIIAGYGFNESFRGKEGLADFEHNLRIFLAGLRAHQYNGKSAPVIVLVSPIPQEEIGDANLPGAYAGNERLSPYVYTMKHVAEEMGVGFVDAFNPLREEYQKRTAPGAPVTYNSIHLTDAGYRQFGELLFHGLFDETPKEVPAKLKAAIEDKNRHFLRKYRPLNLFYITGGRKEPYGVVNFPGELQKLEEMTAVRERRAWDIAQGKDVPDLVDDSKTTPLPKITGDRPINEWATPAGEKDAFRVDPRFEVNLFASEEQFPDLAKPIQMRWDTKGRLWVSCSTTYPQVTPGQEPNDKIVILEDTNQDGKADTCKVFAEGLNIPLSFEFAKGGLYCSEQPHLTFLHDADGDDEMDSRSIVLTGFGTEDSHHSLHDFTWTPDGDLIFRESIFHHSSVETPYGPVRARDSSFFRFNPRTQKLTGFGSYMSTNPWGLTFDKWGWHLGSHPVFASAAHALNRPYPEQHVPAGDYFPAYSGTCGQEFIYTKHFPEELQGCFVRVRYKPTNVVELHQWVEHDTHFEEKLIGHLWQSTNLSFIPVDVRFGPRGDLYICDWFNPVKGHMQYSLRDTRRDKTAGRIWRVTAKGRPLDEAPKIAGEPIEKLLDLLKAYEYRTRYTAKMELRMREPREVKTALDKWVAALDEKDPDAEHHKLEALWVYHTCTGEEAPHDVLIVKPADGPCIFVTSKDNEEKSVLLAKLLQSPNPHVRAAAMREVRRLLPDESFSGMAGTNLDKLRKGCNDPSGLVRLEAAITASYHPRLSSAVAVMDLLKHPMDSYTTYALRTSLDALKPAWSSNAEFAAREDLKKFYADSEPKKKRAKEKPDPFDKLNPTVVRIGTVAERMLFTVTEFTVKAGAPVKLVFDNTDATPHNLLIVQPGSEDEVGLAAIEMAKQPEALATMNFTPKSDKIIQASLMLKQGEMETLRFHAPKAPGRYPYLCSFPGHYLVMKGVMIVE; this is encoded by the coding sequence TTGCACACTGCCTTTTCGCTTCCATTGGAGGTGAAGAAGGGCACACGCATTGTCATCATTGGCAGCACACTCATGGAGCGCATGCAGGAGCATGCGTGGTTCGAGGGTATGGTGCTGCAGCGCTTTGCGAACGAAGAGCCGGTCATCCGCACCCTCGCGTGGCCTGGAGATGAAATCACGGTGCAGCCGCGACCTCAGGACTATGGCGACCTGCACAAGCATCTCGCGGAGGCCAAGGCGGACATCATCATCGCGGGGTATGGTTTCAATGAGTCGTTCCGCGGCAAGGAGGGGCTGGCAGACTTTGAGCACAACCTGCGCATCTTTCTCGCGGGCCTGCGCGCGCACCAGTACAACGGAAAATCCGCACCAGTCATCGTGCTCGTGTCGCCCATACCCCAGGAGGAAATTGGTGATGCCAATCTCCCGGGGGCCTACGCGGGAAATGAGCGTCTGAGTCCCTACGTGTACACCATGAAGCATGTGGCGGAAGAGATGGGCGTGGGCTTCGTGGATGCCTTCAATCCTCTGCGTGAGGAGTATCAAAAACGTACTGCTCCAGGTGCGCCCGTCACCTACAACAGCATCCACCTCACCGATGCAGGCTACCGGCAGTTCGGCGAACTCCTCTTCCACGGTCTCTTCGACGAGACCCCAAAGGAGGTTCCCGCAAAACTGAAGGCAGCCATCGAAGACAAGAACCGCCACTTCCTGCGGAAATACCGCCCGCTGAATCTCTTCTACATCACCGGTGGAAGGAAGGAGCCGTACGGCGTGGTGAACTTCCCCGGGGAACTGCAGAAGCTGGAGGAGATGACTGCCGTTCGCGAACGCCGTGCGTGGGATATCGCCCAGGGCAAGGACGTGCCGGACCTGGTGGATGACAGCAAGACCACTCCTCTGCCGAAGATCACCGGTGACCGCCCCATCAATGAATGGGCCACGCCAGCGGGCGAGAAGGATGCCTTCCGTGTGGACCCGCGCTTCGAGGTGAATCTCTTCGCCTCTGAGGAACAGTTCCCGGACCTAGCGAAGCCCATCCAGATGCGGTGGGATACGAAGGGGCGTCTGTGGGTTTCATGCTCCACGACGTATCCACAGGTGACGCCGGGGCAGGAGCCCAATGACAAGATTGTGATCCTGGAAGATACCAATCAGGATGGCAAAGCGGACACGTGCAAGGTCTTCGCCGAGGGGCTGAACATCCCGCTCTCCTTCGAGTTTGCGAAGGGTGGACTGTATTGCAGCGAGCAGCCGCATCTCACCTTCCTGCATGATGCGGATGGGGATGACGAGATGGACTCACGCAGCATCGTGCTCACGGGATTCGGTACGGAGGATTCGCACCACTCGCTGCATGACTTCACGTGGACCCCGGATGGTGACCTCATCTTCCGCGAGAGCATCTTCCACCACAGTAGTGTGGAGACGCCCTACGGCCCGGTGCGCGCACGGGACAGCTCCTTCTTCCGTTTCAATCCGCGCACGCAGAAGCTCACAGGCTTCGGCAGCTACATGAGTACGAATCCATGGGGTCTGACTTTTGACAAATGGGGTTGGCACCTCGGAAGCCATCCCGTCTTCGCCAGTGCGGCGCATGCATTGAACCGTCCCTATCCCGAGCAGCATGTGCCTGCGGGAGATTATTTCCCGGCCTACAGCGGCACCTGCGGGCAGGAGTTCATCTACACGAAACACTTCCCGGAGGAGTTGCAGGGCTGCTTTGTGCGCGTGCGCTACAAGCCCACGAATGTGGTGGAACTGCACCAGTGGGTGGAGCATGATACGCACTTCGAGGAGAAGCTCATCGGCCACCTGTGGCAGAGCACGAATCTCTCCTTCATCCCGGTGGATGTGCGCTTCGGTCCGCGTGGTGACCTCTACATTTGCGACTGGTTCAATCCCGTGAAGGGCCACATGCAATACTCTCTGCGCGACACACGGCGAGACAAGACCGCCGGTCGCATCTGGCGTGTCACCGCGAAGGGGCGCCCGCTGGATGAAGCGCCGAAGATAGCCGGAGAGCCCATCGAGAAGCTGCTTGACCTTCTGAAGGCGTATGAATACCGCACGCGCTACACCGCGAAGATGGAATTGCGGATGAGGGAGCCGCGTGAAGTCAAGACAGCGCTGGACAAGTGGGTTGCTGCGCTTGACGAAAAGGACCCCGATGCAGAACATCACAAGCTGGAAGCACTTTGGGTGTATCACACTTGCACCGGTGAGGAGGCTCCGCACGATGTCCTCATTGTAAAACCCGCTGATGGGCCCTGCATATTCGTGACTTCAAAGGACAATGAGGAGAAGTCCGTCCTGCTGGCCAAGTTGCTTCAGTCGCCCAATCCACACGTGCGCGCCGCTGCCATGCGTGAAGTGCGCCGTTTGCTGCCCGACGAAAGCTTTTCGGGGATGGCTGGAACCAATCTCGACAAGCTCCGGAAAGGGTGCAACGACCCGAGCGGACTGGTACGGCTCGAGGCCGCCATCACTGCCAGCTACCATCCCAGATTGAGTTCGGCGGTGGCTGTGATGGACCTGCTCAAGCATCCCATGGACAGCTACACTACCTATGCGCTGCGGACGTCTCTTGATGCTCTCAAGCCGGCATGGAGCTCAAATGCGGAATTCGCGGCCCGCGAGGACCTGAAGAAATTCTACGCCGACAGCGAGCCGAAGAAGAAGCGTGCCAAGGAAAAGCCCGACCCCTTCGACAAGCTGAATCCCACGGTGGTGCGCATCGGCACCGTGGCGGAGCGCATGCTTTTCACCGTCACTGAATTCACCGTGAAGGCCGGTGCGCCGGTGAAGCTGGTGTTCGACAACACGGATGCCACCCCGCATAACCTGCTCATCGTGCAGCCAGGCTCGGAGGACGAGGTGGGCCTTGCCGCGATTGAGATGGCAAAGCAGCCCGAGGCGCTGGCCACCATGAACTTCACACCCAAGTCGGATAAGATCATCCAGGCCAGCCTGATGCTGAAACAGGGGGAGATGGAAACGCTCCGCTTCCACGCGCCGAAAGCACCCGGTCGCTACCCCTACCTCTGCTCCTTCCCGGGGCACTATCTTGTGATGAAAGGTGTGATGATTGTCGAATGA
- a CDS encoding neuropeptide-like protein 29 → MKKTRFFILASLAAATLGLSSCVVDDDYDGGYAYVERPYYRDYYYGPRPRYYHRTYSDGYYHHGPIGHVRGNLHAARADVHNAIFH, encoded by the coding sequence ATGAAAAAGACCCGATTTTTCATTCTCGCCAGTCTTGCCGCTGCCACGCTCGGCCTGAGTAGCTGTGTGGTCGATGATGACTACGACGGTGGATACGCCTATGTGGAGCGTCCCTACTACCGCGACTACTACTACGGCCCACGCCCTCGCTACTACCATCGTACTTACAGTGACGGCTACTACCACCACGGCCCCATAGGCCATGTGCGCGGCAACCTCCATGCCGCCCGAGCGGACGTGCACAATGCGATCTTCCACTAA
- a CDS encoding DUF1348 family protein, whose protein sequence is MSNPRPPLPPFTSKTAAQKVRMAEDAWNTREPERVSLAYTVDSVWRNRAEFLTGRGAIVQFLTRKWNKEMDYRLIKELWAFHDNRIAVRFAYEWHDDSGQWFRSYGNENWEFDEHGYMQRRIASINDHPIKESERKYHWPLGRRPDDHPSLSELGL, encoded by the coding sequence ATGTCCAATCCGCGTCCACCGCTTCCCCCCTTCACCTCCAAGACCGCTGCGCAGAAAGTGCGCATGGCCGAGGATGCCTGGAACACTCGCGAACCGGAGCGCGTGTCCCTCGCTTACACCGTCGATAGCGTCTGGCGGAACCGCGCAGAGTTCCTGACGGGTCGCGGGGCCATTGTGCAGTTCCTCACACGGAAGTGGAACAAGGAGATGGACTATCGTCTCATCAAAGAGCTCTGGGCATTCCACGATAACCGCATCGCGGTGCGCTTCGCCTATGAGTGGCATGATGACTCAGGCCAGTGGTTCCGCTCCTATGGCAATGAGAACTGGGAATTCGATGAACACGGCTACATGCAGCGGCGCATTGCCAGCATCAATGATCACCCCATCAAGGAAAGCGAACGCAAGTACCACTGGCCGCTGGGGCGCCGCCCGGATGATCATCCGTCGCTTTCAGAGCTTGGGCTGTAG
- a CDS encoding PmoA family protein, giving the protein MKIPALPSILLLALVSLAAPAAAADKGFSIEKTASGGAIVKYDGKLVTEYVVDQANKPYLFPVIPPHGTPMTRAYPMQKVDGEQWDHPHHRGICLGHEATNGFDTWAEKTTFEERPKDKKAQERLTKVGAQKHREFKELKAEGDKATIVSVTDHNNPQGKKEFEDTRTIVLQVIDGRLVIDYDVTFKATDAPVTFEDRKDAGFSIRVPTSMAVAPEKGKKSGSIVNSDGIKDVDAWGKNAKWCDYYGPVNGKVYGVAMLNHPKSFRYPTPWHVRDYGLFTANPFGTKNLDKSAADGTFILKAGESVTLRHRLIFHEGDTASAKLDEAFAAYEKLP; this is encoded by the coding sequence ATGAAGATTCCAGCTCTCCCCTCCATCCTCCTGCTCGCCCTGGTCTCCCTCGCTGCTCCGGCAGCGGCTGCGGACAAGGGATTCTCCATTGAGAAGACCGCCAGCGGCGGCGCCATCGTGAAGTATGACGGCAAGCTGGTGACCGAGTACGTGGTGGACCAGGCGAACAAGCCCTACCTCTTCCCCGTGATTCCTCCCCATGGCACGCCCATGACACGCGCGTACCCCATGCAGAAGGTGGACGGCGAGCAGTGGGACCACCCGCACCATCGTGGCATCTGTCTCGGCCATGAGGCGACAAACGGCTTCGATACGTGGGCGGAGAAGACCACCTTCGAGGAACGGCCGAAAGACAAGAAGGCCCAGGAGCGTCTCACCAAAGTGGGAGCGCAGAAGCATCGCGAGTTCAAGGAACTCAAGGCGGAAGGTGATAAAGCGACCATCGTCTCCGTGACGGACCACAACAACCCGCAGGGGAAGAAGGAATTCGAAGACACCCGCACCATCGTGTTGCAGGTCATTGATGGCCGACTTGTCATCGACTACGATGTGACTTTCAAGGCGACAGACGCACCCGTGACCTTTGAAGATCGCAAGGACGCCGGCTTCAGCATCCGTGTTCCCACCAGCATGGCTGTGGCTCCGGAAAAAGGAAAGAAGTCCGGCAGCATTGTAAACAGCGATGGCATCAAAGATGTTGATGCCTGGGGCAAGAATGCCAAATGGTGCGACTACTACGGTCCCGTGAATGGCAAGGTGTATGGCGTGGCCATGCTGAACCATCCGAAGAGCTTCCGGTACCCCACACCCTGGCATGTGCGTGACTATGGTCTCTTCACCGCAAATCCCTTTGGCACCAAGAATCTGGACAAGTCAGCCGCGGACGGCACCTTCATCTTGAAGGCCGGTGAGAGCGTGACTCTTCGTCATCGGCTCATCTTTCACGAAGGTGATACCGCTTCCGCGAAGCTGGACGAGGCTTTTGCGGCGTACGAAAAGCTGCCGTAG
- a CDS encoding PQQ-binding-like beta-propeller repeat protein, with protein MARTFRSHFTPAPGWVFLLSLLTAPLIHAADWPQFLGPAREGRASTSESFPSGEGVVFNPKVLWTHPLGSGFAGPVVAEGKAIVFHRVGDKTLVEAIGARDGTDIWRFSYENTYKDSFGMDDGPRGCPAVLQGKVVVHGAEGMVHALNLENGAVLWKYDSVKETGSPQGFFGRACSPLIIDDRVILTPGGRLPQGPAGMIALNLADGKLLWNAVDDEAGYASPALHGGVVFCWMRNNFVAVSALDGKILLQKPLRSEMDASVNAAQQVWMEGERVFTSAGYGVGADLWRWTRTNGKLTRVWHKDDALECHYSTPVYHQGHLYGFHGRQEFGQHLRCVRADDGKVMWESGRVPGGTLLLVQDTLLVLTEAGELWVVSATPEKFNRKAQEQILRGGHRSYAAYSNGVLYARDDRQLVAVDLLAK; from the coding sequence ATGGCACGGACTTTTCGCTCGCATTTCACCCCAGCGCCCGGTTGGGTGTTCTTGCTGTCGCTGCTGACGGCACCGTTGATTCACGCCGCAGACTGGCCGCAGTTCCTCGGCCCCGCGCGTGAAGGCAGGGCGTCGACCTCAGAGAGCTTTCCCTCCGGCGAGGGCGTGGTCTTCAACCCCAAAGTGCTCTGGACGCACCCACTGGGCAGCGGCTTCGCCGGACCTGTGGTGGCGGAGGGGAAGGCGATCGTTTTCCATCGCGTGGGTGACAAGACACTGGTCGAGGCCATCGGCGCGCGCGATGGCACGGACATCTGGCGCTTCAGCTATGAGAATACGTACAAGGACAGCTTTGGCATGGATGATGGTCCACGCGGCTGTCCGGCAGTGTTGCAAGGGAAGGTGGTGGTGCACGGCGCCGAGGGCATGGTGCATGCATTGAATCTCGAGAACGGAGCGGTGCTTTGGAAATACGATTCTGTGAAGGAGACCGGCTCCCCGCAAGGCTTCTTTGGCCGCGCGTGCTCGCCACTCATCATTGATGATCGTGTGATCCTCACGCCTGGTGGGCGCCTTCCCCAAGGACCTGCGGGCATGATCGCGCTGAACCTCGCTGATGGAAAACTGCTCTGGAACGCAGTGGATGATGAGGCCGGCTACGCCTCACCCGCCTTGCATGGTGGCGTGGTCTTTTGCTGGATGCGGAACAACTTCGTGGCCGTATCGGCACTCGATGGGAAAATCCTTCTGCAAAAGCCGCTGCGCTCGGAGATGGATGCCTCCGTGAATGCCGCGCAGCAGGTGTGGATGGAAGGTGAGCGAGTCTTCACCAGTGCGGGCTATGGAGTCGGCGCGGATCTGTGGAGGTGGACGCGTACCAACGGCAAGCTCACCCGTGTGTGGCACAAGGATGACGCGCTGGAGTGCCACTACAGCACTCCGGTGTATCATCAGGGGCATCTGTATGGCTTCCACGGCCGCCAGGAATTTGGTCAGCATCTGCGCTGCGTGCGAGCGGACGATGGGAAGGTGATGTGGGAATCTGGCCGCGTGCCGGGAGGGACTTTGTTGCTGGTGCAGGACACGCTCCTTGTGCTCACCGAGGCCGGCGAACTGTGGGTGGTAAGTGCCACGCCTGAGAAGTTCAATCGGAAAGCCCAGGAACAAATCTTGAGAGGCGGTCACCGGTCCTACGCCGCCTATTCAAATGGCGTGCTGTACGCACGAGATGACCGGCAACTGGTGGCGGTGGATCTGCTGGCGAAGTAG